A window of the Bacillota bacterium genome harbors these coding sequences:
- a CDS encoding RecX family transcriptional regulator, whose protein sequence is MVLTHLDHRRGRSWYRAVADGGARSWVLDREAVKGLRFLAGPNLGLPRPLGEAEQRLLDEAERASARRRALHLLAHRGRSVAELRRLLGTWPFNASAVEDAVQWAGELGYLDDRALARDIVGVSLARGGAGRQELVARIESRGVDREVAVEAVEEGYPQEEEQRKATELARRHVRSLEPLPSEQKVARLYRYLARRGFEDEVVRHALCAVLGPEARRWLEAP, encoded by the coding sequence ATGGTCCTGACACACCTTGATCACCGCCGCGGGCGAAGCTGGTACCGGGCTGTTGCGGATGGAGGCGCCAGAAGCTGGGTGCTCGACCGGGAGGCGGTGAAGGGGCTTCGCTTCCTGGCCGGCCCGAACCTCGGGCTGCCGCGCCCGCTCGGTGAAGCGGAACAGAGGCTTCTGGACGAGGCGGAGCGCGCCAGCGCCCGGCGGCGCGCCCTGCACCTCCTGGCGCACCGCGGGCGCAGCGTCGCCGAATTGCGCCGGCTCCTCGGGACCTGGCCCTTCAATGCCTCCGCCGTGGAGGACGCGGTGCAGTGGGCTGGCGAGCTGGGCTACCTGGACGACCGTGCCCTGGCGCGGGACATCGTGGGGGTCAGCCTAGCGCGTGGGGGTGCCGGCCGCCAGGAACTCGTCGCGCGAATCGAGAGCCGGGGGGTAGACCGGGAGGTTGCCGTCGAGGCGGTGGAGGAGGGCTACCCGCAGGAAGAGGAGCAGCGGAAAGCCACAGAGCTTGCACGGCGCCACGTGCGCTCCCTGGAGCCGCTCCCTTCGGAACAGAAGGTGGCGCGTCTTTACCGCTACCTGGCGCGCCGCGGATTCGAGGACGAGGTGGTGCGCCACGCGCTATGCGCCGTCCTCGGCCCGGAAGCCCGCAGGTGGCTCGAAGCGCCGTAG
- the rny gene encoding ribonuclease Y: MLAAGFTAGYLARQILAESRIGGAQARAKAILDEAVRTAEARKREAVLEAKEEAHRLRTEAEREIRHERNELQQFERRLLQREEALERKLESLEQREEILARKAQALDIATAEAQELVKRRRAELERVAGMTTDEARQHLLQEVDQEIQRDVARMLREAEEKAREEADRKAKEIIAQAIQRCAVDHVAEITVSVVNLPNDEMKGRIIGREGRNIRTLETLTGIDLIIDDTPEAVILSGFDPVRREVARLALERLVADGRIHPARIEEMVEKAQKEVDTIVREYGEQAAFEAKVHNLHPELIKLLGRLKFRTSYGQNVLKHSLEVAHLAGLMAGELGANVEIARRAGLLHDIGKAVTHEVEGSHLQIGMELLRRYRESPEVVHAMSCHHGDYEPRTVEAVLVTAADTISAARPGARRETLESYIKRLEKLEAIADSFDGVDKAYAIQAGREIRVIVKPERVDDGTAARLAKEISKRIEQELEYPGQIKVTVIRETRAVEYAR, encoded by the coding sequence ATGCTGGCCGCCGGCTTCACCGCCGGGTACCTGGCCAGGCAGATCCTGGCCGAATCCCGGATCGGAGGTGCGCAGGCACGGGCCAAGGCCATCCTCGATGAGGCGGTTCGGACGGCCGAGGCCAGGAAACGTGAAGCGGTCCTGGAGGCCAAAGAGGAAGCGCACCGGCTTCGGACGGAGGCCGAACGGGAGATCCGCCACGAGCGCAACGAACTGCAGCAGTTTGAGCGGCGGCTGCTTCAGCGCGAAGAGGCGCTCGAGCGGAAACTGGAGAGCCTGGAGCAGCGTGAGGAGATCCTGGCGAGGAAAGCTCAGGCTCTCGATATCGCCACCGCGGAGGCGCAGGAACTGGTCAAGCGGCGCCGCGCCGAGTTGGAGCGGGTCGCCGGGATGACCACCGATGAGGCTCGCCAGCATCTGCTCCAGGAAGTGGATCAGGAGATCCAGCGTGACGTTGCCCGCATGTTGCGTGAGGCCGAGGAGAAGGCACGGGAAGAGGCCGACCGGAAGGCCAAGGAGATCATCGCTCAGGCCATCCAGCGGTGTGCCGTGGACCATGTGGCCGAGATCACCGTCTCGGTGGTGAACCTTCCCAACGACGAGATGAAGGGCCGGATCATCGGGCGAGAGGGCCGCAACATCCGCACGCTCGAAACGCTCACCGGCATTGACCTCATCATTGACGACACGCCCGAGGCGGTGATCCTGTCAGGTTTCGACCCCGTGCGGCGAGAGGTTGCACGGCTGGCTCTGGAACGGCTGGTGGCAGACGGCCGGATTCACCCGGCCCGGATTGAGGAGATGGTGGAGAAGGCCCAGAAGGAGGTCGACACCATCGTCCGGGAGTACGGGGAGCAGGCCGCGTTCGAGGCCAAGGTCCACAACCTGCATCCGGAACTGATCAAGCTGCTGGGCAGGTTGAAGTTCCGCACCAGCTACGGGCAGAACGTACTGAAGCACTCACTGGAAGTTGCCCATCTGGCAGGCCTGATGGCGGGCGAACTCGGAGCCAACGTCGAGATCGCGCGGCGGGCCGGGCTGTTGCACGACATCGGCAAGGCCGTCACGCACGAAGTGGAAGGTAGCCACCTCCAGATCGGAATGGAGCTGCTCCGGCGCTACCGCGAGTCGCCCGAGGTCGTCCACGCCATGTCGTGCCATCACGGGGACTACGAGCCGCGGACCGTGGAGGCGGTGCTGGTCACGGCGGCCGACACCATCTCGGCAGCACGGCCCGGCGCCCGGCGGGAGACCCTGGAGTCGTACATCAAACGGCTGGAGAAGCTGGAGGCCATCGCGGACTCCTTCGATGGAGTCGACAAGGCGTATGCGATCCAGGCCGGCCGGGAGATCCGGGTTATCGTCAAGCCCGAGCGGGTGGACGACGGTACGGCTGCCAGGCTCGCCAAGGAGATCAGCAAGCGGATCGAGCAGGAGCTGGAGTACCCCGGGCAGATCAAGGTAACCGTGATCCGGGAGACCCGCGCAGTGGAGTATGCTCGCTGA